One part of the Ciona intestinalis chromosome 5, KH, whole genome shotgun sequence genome encodes these proteins:
- the LOC100186021 gene encoding uncharacterized protein LOC100186021, producing the protein MCENIFTLQNFGSLLLLLFSTTYISSQSVIHENLTSPVCPNTCGATNIFHFFIGYSESDPCGRCVIISCANEFFTISLPIREFANLPNEPEPLNLLVVSNTNCTLQVYSNMGMLLISGDYNQCGGGFYWKGESLVYTIVESIAYVSGNYYRFDLSYECVFKPQDLLFQKLLHDSSDLSGVESYWNNNKTNHECSSYASQFIIPAIGTSDVTLHFATSNTTGSQVHYSTLNNAALNTSSISQFSWTHDLSNVLKLKRNETILDQSGIRVTTESPVRVVAFVEDNGKAASFSVLPTCAWGTEYVLIAYPSPNTSVIIISDAPDTSVDVFTKNGTLIKNINMTSSSAVRLVAGESELGLMSDLSGLHVTSNKKIGIISIMENAQVPFNSSAPLTTDHMVEQLLPTSLWGWHHTFTSEASHLSGSILRVVCAHTPTTILISLSYVDNCSTTNHTIPPYSFIDVHLAAGSTGIVKSVDGTLFSVVMFGKSSPRPAASRSMMNSAHNMLRSFLRHSIPPASSFPYMTIIQPTRSFYTIETVPQFKKAKHSSINLVSSSPHDVNILGLPTLPTSWKVVCHDIHTFQHSVVKSELNLITSTTLFGSSQYSHSNTFTTGHTGSMLFDHTQVQYTTNPTTVTSQPTTVTSQPTTVTSQPTTVTSQPTTVTSQLTTVTQPTTVTSQPTTVTSQPTTVTSQPTTVTQPTTVTSQPTTVTSQPTTVTSQPTTVTSQPTTNPVVCQNGGTIIQNLNSLTCSCLNGFNGALCEIQTPPQGGVFIVDVTGNIDDLFPDNQRKRRSTNSGVVVELVDLGGSYALRAKRGCPDGKFCNAWLNVVGVVVQFVPYIETYHNFLLELVNSSTQSYKLLSSYDGRHVVYNQGYKLSSSNTSVAIFKFSVANNTTSDSSSIYQNYTRFLVYFPTKNVSGVSIPLEAHVSNRSFTICLSFLAFSSSKLTIPTFQFSPSNITMQEFLHSTGFRTYKIQYSNNTEIGVSSKYMGLDKNTWHKLCVRMSDNTVEIFVDAFRLPLRVDRDVLQNFIFHQKCLVIIAYCDGENETNCFAGFIQSINIWSSYLSDKEIHSVSTFMSMCGMKHTQVAFTSDDSKQVHNITMLGENIRMSTQSIPICTCRYCPQSWSLYGDSCFHTTHPQLYDESQIRETEVCVASNLVANLTSNQVMAVSSFLDGIHTIENGSYYAPHIDNTTVKLCSQYLPTKAANLTELQHWPSLVPGTLPQPREFKSTRVGCSFSSAVCHQQSGTFQPSVKVQVIFSLNSLCSESQVTGYREVLVMMAKRVRSVNKELCFIHRSLNTTSSFCSDDLNKFIQFTNNLTSLHTSNLSTMSGFIQSMTSKSDRTFVIIASSSIFNKSSSLLNLRKELSGSGSLFVLGLCSTNQPSTQYSTNIQLNTSLSVDQESKLKRKFDDFLCGHVEIVNDMLSPCDSSPCSNNGTCQVNGSSHHCICMEDYFGKSCQYLMPDIKCGSSEIVVDIDAKFVKDKSSMAFNNSSIFFDGFQDLDHCNSKSTILNMHGDAVYKLKVNLPFVQCGLYVEVHDSIITVSGSIYQGPVSSNPLVSFASFIGNITCYYQNKYHVGMGPTNITKSYKVTDRDSNYFDLHGSGQFLIGLTFYGDVNFANKLPNDPLMVVGYPIYVLIYAVVPSDTKLYVQSCVASPDTVYDPNSPRIVPLITNNCLSNSGIPTTLFTVERSRLKFSFIVFRWKDRSSDRVNIFCSAQVCQLTDSSCMKKCQGSRNRRAFDEKSNNQLISASIRIVEPETTLNKSAQGNRTLNKLLPTESFLQNETCFNSTSLALLLLITFIFFSIIIIVILHLTRTQSAGECAKHVQSRYYGGIRIPGYLTRIESNTNGELNIQCVL; encoded by the exons ATGTGTGAAAACATCTTCACATTGCAAAACTTTGGTTCATTGCTGCTACTCCTGTTTAGTACTACTTACATTTCAAGTCAAAGTGTGATCCATGAAAACTTAACTTCCCCTGTATGTCCAAACACATGCGGGgctacaaatatttttcactttttcatTGGATACAGTGAAAGTGATCCATGCGGAAGATGTGTTATTATATCATGCGCAAATGAATTCTTCACGATAAGTTTACCAATTCGGGAGTTTGCAAATCTACCAAACGAACCAG AACCGCTCAATCTGCTTGTTGTTAGCAACACAAACTGCACCTTACAAGTTTACTCGAACATGGGGATGTTACTTATTAGTGGAGACTACAATCAATGTGGTGGGGGATTTTAT TGGAAGGGAGAATCTCTTGTATACACGATCGTTGAAAGCATTGCTTATGTCAGTGGAAACTATTATAGATTCGATTTAAGTTACGAATGTGTTTTCAAGCCACAGGACTTGTTGTTCCAGAAACTACTTCATGATTCAA GTGATTTATCCGGCGTTGAAAGTTACtggaacaacaacaaaacaaatc ATGAATGCTCTTCATATGCAAGCCAATTTATTATCCCTGCTATTGGAACATCAGACGTTACTCTTCACTTTGCAACATCGAACACAACAGGATCGCAG GTTCATTACTCCACACTGAACAATGCAGCACTCAACACAAGCAGTATTAGTCAGTTTTCATGGACACACGACTTGTCTAatgtattaaagttaaaaagaaatgaaacaattttaGATCAAAGTGGTATTCGGGTAACAACCGAAAGTCCAGTTCGTGTGGTGGCTTTTGTGGAGGATAATGG GAAAGCTGCATCTTTCTCTGTCCTACCGACATGTGCATGGGGTACAGAGTATGTGTTGATAGCCTACCCTTCACCGAATACTTCTGTGATTATTATAAGTGATGCACCAGACACTTCTGTGgatgtatttacaaaaaatgggactctaataaaaaatatcaatatgacatcatcaagtGCTGTCCGCTTGGTGGCGGGAGAGAGTGAGCTTGGTTTGATGTCTGATTTAAGTGGGCTTCATGTGACTTCTAATAAGAAGATTGGAATCATCAGTATAATGGAAAATGCTCAG GTTCCCTTTAACAGTTCCGCTCCGTTAACCACAGATCACATGGTTGAACAACTTCTCCCAACATCACTGTGGGGATGGCATCATACCTTCACTAGTGAAGCCTCCCATTTATCTGGATCCATACTTCGTGTGGTGTGTGCTCACACACCAACTACTATATTGATATCACTATCA TATGTAGATAACTGTAGCACCACCAACCACACCATACCACCTTACTCATTCATTGATGTTCATCTTGCTGCTGGGTCAACTGGAATCGTAAAAAGTGTGGATGGAACTTTGTTTTCTGTTGTCATGTTTGGAAAAAGCAGTCCACGACCAG CTGCATCCCGTTCAATGATGAACAGCGCACACAACATGCTTCGTAGTTTCCTGCGACATTCAATACCACCAGCATCATCTTTCCCATATATGACAATCATTCAACCAACAAGGAGTTTTTACACAATAGAAACTGTTCCACAGTTTAAGAAAGCAAAACATTCTTCTATTAACTTGGTGTCTAGTTCACCACATG ATGTAAACATTCTTGGTTTACCTACACTACCAACATCATGGAAAGTTGTATGTCACGATATCCACACATTCCAACACTCTGTTGTCAAATCTGAGTTAAATTTAATCACCTCCACAACCTTATTTGGAAGTTCTCAGTATTCTCATTCAAATACTTTCACAACTGGCCACACAGGATCCATGCTGTTTGATCACACACAAG tACAATATACAACAAATCCAActactgtgacatcacaaccgacaactgtgacatcacaaccgaCAACTGTGACATCCCAACCAAcaactgtgacatcacaaccaacaactgtgacatcacaactgaCAACTGTGACACAACCGAcaactgtgacatcacaaccgaCAACAGTGACATCTCAACCAACAACAGTGACATCTCAACCGACAACTGTGACGCAACCGAcaactgtgacatcacagccAACaacagtgacatcacaaccaacaacagtgacatcacaaccgacaactgtgacatcacagccAACCACAAATCCTGTAGTTTGTCAAAACGGTGGAACAATTATACAGAATCTAAACAG CTTGACTTGTTCATGTTTGAATGGATTTAATGGCGCTCTGTGCGAAATACAAACCCCCCCACAAGGTGGTGTCTTCATTGTTGATGTCACAGGAAATATTGATGATTTATTTCCCGACAATCAACGTAAAAGAAG ATCAACGAACAGTGGGGTTGTAGTTGAGCTTGTCGACCTTGGTGGAAGTTACGCACTGCGTGCAAAACGTGGCTGCCCTGATGGAAAGTTTTGTAATGCATGGTTGAATGTGGTTGGTGTGGTGGTGCAATTTGTCCCATACATTGAAAC tTATCACAACTTCTTGCTGGAACTTGTGAATTCAtcaacacaaagttacaagttGTTAAGTAGCTATGATGGAAGACATGTTGTTTATAATCAGGGTTATAAGTTGTCAAGTTCAAATACCAGCGTTGCTATCTTCAAGTTCTCTGTGGCAAACAATACAACATCGG ATTCATCATCTATATATCAAAACTACACAagatttttagtttatttccCAACAAAAAATGTGTCGGGAGTATCCATACCACTCGAGGCACATGTGAGCAATCGGTCGTTTACGATTTGTTTATCTTTTCTTGCATTCTCATCTTCAAAGTTGACAATCCCAACTTTCCAATTCTCTCCATCTAATATTACAATGCAGGAGTTTTTGCATTCTACAGGTTTCAGAACTTATAAAATTCAATACAGCAACAATACTGAG ATTGGAGTATCCAGCAAATACATGGGTTTGGATAAAAATACTTGGCATAAACTTTGTGTTCGCATGAGTGACAACACTGTGGAGATATTTGTTGACGCTTTTCGGTTACCACTTCGCGTTGATAGAGACGTCttgcaaaattttatatttcatcaAAAATGTTTAGTGATAATTGCATATTGTGATGGAGAAAATGAAACCAACTGTTTCGCAG GTTTTATTCAAAGCATTAACATCTGGTCAAGTTATCTCAGTGATAAAGAAATTCATTCTGTATCTACATTCATGTCCATGTGTGGTATGAAACACACACAAGTTGCCTTTACCTCAGATGATTCGAAACAAGTTCACAACATCACCATGCTAGGAGAAAATATCAGAATGTCAACACAATCTATCCCAATCTGTACTTGCC GTTACTGCCCTCAATCATGGAGTTTATACGGAGATTCATGCTTCCACACCACACACCCACAACTGTATGATGAAAGTCAAATCCGAGAAACAGAAGTTTGTGTTGCATCAAATCTGGTAGCAAACTTAACAAGCAACCAAGTTATGGCAGTCTCAAGCTTCTTAGACGGCATTCACACCATAGAGAATGGTTCATATTATGCCCCACATATAGATAACACCACAGTGAAGTTATGTTCACAGTATCTTCCAACTAAAGCTGCCAATCTTACTGAGTTGCAACATTGGCCAAGCTTGGTACCAGGTACTTTGCCTCAACCACGAGAATTTAAATCAACTCGTGTTGGTTGTAGTTTCTCATCTGCTGTTTGCCATCAACAATCTGGAACTTTTCAGCCATCTGTTAAAGTCCAG GTGATATTTTCATTGAATTCTTTGTGTTCCGAAAGTCAAGTAACAGGATATCGTGAAGTGTTGGTGATGATGGCTAAACGTGTAAGAtctgtaaacaaagaactttgtTTCATTCACCGATCATTGAATACAACATCTTCATTTTGTTCAGATgacttaaacaaatttattcag TTCACCAACAACCTCACTTCACTACATACAAGCAATTTGTCGACGATGAGTGGATTTATTCAATCTATGACATCTAAAAGTGATCGAACATTTGTAATTATCGCTTCCTCTTCAATATTCAACAAAAGTAGTTCATTGTTGAATTTGAGAAAGGAATTATCAGGCTCTGGATCTTTGTTTGTGTTGG GATTGTGTTCAACCAACCAACCTTCAACACAATATTCAACCAACATACAACTTAATACTTCACTATCTGTCGATCAAGAATCAAAACTAAAACGAAAATTTGATGACTTTTTATGTG GTCATGTAGAAATAGTAAATGATATGTTGTCTCCGTGTGATTCATCCCCTTGTAGTAATAATGGAACATGTCAAGTGAATGGTTCAAGTCATCATTGTATTTGCATGGAAGATTACTTTGGAAAAAGTTGTCAATACT TGATGCCAGATATAAAATGTGGATCATCGGAAATAGTTGTTGATATAGATGCTAAGTTTGTTAAAGATAAATCATCCATGGCATTCAACAACAgttcaatattttttgatGGATTTCAAGACCTGGATCATTGTAATTCTAAATCCACTATATTGAACATGCATGGTGATGCAGTgtataa ACTAAAAGTTAACCTCCCATTTGTTCAATGTGGGCTATATGTTGAAGTTCATGATAGCATCATAACAGTTAGTGGATCAATATACCAAGGTCCTGTGTCAAGCAATCCACTTGTTTCCTTCGCAAGTTTTATTGGAAATATAACTTGTtattatcaaaataaataccaCGTTGGAATGGGCCCAACTAATATAACAAAAAGCTACAAAGTAACTGACAGAGACAG CAACTACTTTGATCTTCACGGCTCCGGGCAATTTTTAATCGGCCTTACATTTTACGGAGACGTGAACTTTGCTAATAAATTACCTAACGATCCACTCATGGTGGTTGGATATCCCATCTATGTTCTCATATATGCAGTTGTTCCAAGTGACACAAAGTTATATGTGCAGTCATGCGTTGCATCACCTGATACAGTATATGATCCTAACTCGCCAAGAATTGTTCCATTGATCActaacaa ttGTTTGTCAAACTCTGGTATTCCGACCACCCTGTTCACGGTTGAACGATCAAGATTAAAGTtcagttttattgtttttcgaTGGAAAGATAGAAGTTCTGATCGTGTCAATATTTTCTGCTCAGCACAAGTTTGCCAACTAACTGATTCAAGTTGTATGAAG aaGTGCCAAGGTTCACGGAATCGCCGAGCGTTTGATGAGAAATCAAACAACCAACTTATTTCCGCTTCTATTCGAATTGTTGAACCAGAAACAACCTTAAATAAATCTGCTCAAG GAAACAGGACTTTAAATAAGTTGTTACCAACTGAAAGTTTTCTTcaaaatgaaacttgttttaattcgACTTCGTTGGCATTACTTCTGTTGATAACcttcattttcttttccatCATCATCATAGTGATTCTGCATTTAACCAGAACTCAAAGTGCAGGAGAATGTGCaaa acaTGTACAAAGTCGTTACTATGGTGGGATTCGTATACCAGGTTATTTAACCCGAATTGAATCAAATACCAACGGTGAGTTAAACatacaatgtgttttataa
- the LOC104265688 gene encoding riboflavin-binding protein-like: protein MFCKITVVTILLGLFANHGRSALMSPTCPRGDYQKESPSGQEHLAACKQYTCNSCCFENITTQLAIMPIQQVGKLNYNQCDKLTDACSTQHTYLQCLYQCSPNLYPWMIESTRKLIAIPLCASFCDQWFMTCSADMTCAPGEGNWKTGLNKGFDASGNPVNPCKPGVMCRNYTETYGSGEGLCNNIWGTLFKYSTDTKNCIDPSNPTHNSEVVKSINSSYTTSICSKTEDYTDIGMIIGIVFGVLGGIFLIAAGIAFYMRQKKNKKPAGKSAPAKPTSEEMSTLRVQPSADTPPNTREGSDVAED, encoded by the exons atgttttgtaaaatcacTGTTGTTACAATATTGCTGGGATTATTTGCAAACCATGGCAGAAGTGCGTTGATGTCTCCTACTTGCCCACGAGGGGATTACCAAAAA GAATCACCATCTGGCCAAGAACATCTTGCTGCGTGTAAGCAATATACGTGTAATAGTTGTTGCTTTGAAAATATCACCACTCAACTTGCAATCATGCCGATTCAGCAAGTTGGTAAACTAAACTATAATCAGTGCGACAAACTAACTGATGC TTGTTCCACCCAACATACATATCTACAATGTTTGTACCAATGTTCACCCAATCTATACCCGTGGATGATCGAAAGTACAAGAAAGTTAATAGCCATTCCACTGTGTGCGTCGTTCTGTGACCAATGGTTTATGACTTGCTCG GCTGATATGACGTGCGCACCCGGAGAGGGAAATTGGAAGACTGGTTTAAACAAAGGTTTTGATGCAAGTGGAAATCCAGTAAATCCGTGCAAACCCGGAGTGATGTGCAGGAATTATACAGAA ACTTACGGTAGCGGAGAAGGGCTTTGCAACAATATATGGGGAACCTTGTTTAAATACAGCACAGATACAAAAAATTGCATTGATCCATCGAACCCAACTCATAACTCGGAAGTTGTCAAGTCGATCAACTCAAGCTATACCACTAGCATCTGCAGTAAAACGGAAG ATTACACGGATATAGGAATGATCATTGGTATTGTGTTTGGTGTTCTTGGTGGAATCTTCCTTATAGCAGCTGGTATTGCTTTCTACATGAggcaaaagaaaaacaaaa aaCCAGCTGGTAAGTCTGCACCCGCTAAACCCACAAGTGAAGAAATGTCAACATTAAGAG TCCAACCCAGCGCAGATACTCCACCAAACACGAGAGAAGGAAGTGACGTAGCCGAAGATTGA
- the LOC101242832 gene encoding aquaporin-like yields the protein MAEEKIEFETKPESVKFTRNYFRFAVPLMAEFVATFLHTFWGSMAGFPLDRSTNSLNSSIISSDVTIGYPDSNLLPAFQAGFAVWILIVGFFNISVFHFNPAVSVGFLVSGDLVIYMLIPYVVAQCLGAAAGAQIAKSLRGEDLVPLYIQDDANITAIFFCEFITTGFIMFFTLAMVVDKTYQQHTGPFALGMTVFQGVLAGRWVGAGCLNPARWFGPALVTGGAAWNYHWVLWLGDCVGAFVFAIIYMMFFAPEDRIWFLKLNKKVSNLKSPAPYSVTKL from the exons ATGGCGGaggaaaaaattgaatttgaaacaaaaccaGAATCTGTAAAATTTACTCGGAATTACTTTCGGTTTGCTGTTCCTCTGATGGCCGAGTTTGTCGCAACTTTTCTTCACACTTTCTGGGGATCTATGGCCGGTTTCCCGCTTGATAGAAGCACAAATAGCTTAAACAG tTCCATTATCtcgagtgacgtcacaatcggaTATCCAGATTCAAATTTATTACCAGCATTTCAAGCTGGTTTTGCTGTGTGGATTCTAATCGTTGGATTCTTTAATATCAG CGTTTTTCACTTCAATCCTGCTGTATCTGTTGGATTCCTGGTTAGTGGTGACCTCGTCATCTACATGTTGATACCATATGTTGTTGCACAATGTCTTGGGGCGGCTGCTGGGGCACAGATAGCAAAG AGTTTAAGAGGAGAAGATTTAGTTCCACTATACATTCAAGATGACGCTAATATAACAGCTATATTCTTCTGCGAGTTCATCACAACCGGGTTTATTATGTTCTTCACGTTAGCCATGGTTGTGGACAAGACATACCAACAACACACTGGACCATTCGCCCTCGGAATGACTGTGTTTCAAGGAGTTCTTGCTGG AAGATGGGTCGGGGCTGGCTGTTTAAATCCAGCCAGATGGTTTGGACCTGCACTTGTTACTGGTGGGGCTGCGTGGAATTATCATTGGGTGTTGTGGCTTGGAGACTGTGTAGGAGCTTTTGTTTTCGCTATCATTTACAT gatGTTTTTTGCACCCGAGGATCGGATCTGGTTTctgaaactaaacaaaaaagtgtCGAATTTAAAATCACCGGCCCCCTACAGCGTAACGAAGTtatga